One genomic window of Muntiacus reevesi chromosome 4, mMunRee1.1, whole genome shotgun sequence includes the following:
- the XPC gene encoding DNA repair protein complementing XP-C cells, with the protein MARKRAAGRGPRGQTAKGETRARREEEEADVSEDEKPLKKSPPTKVSRGKRKRGRRDAGGSADGPVRRKAAKVSVKSEEPQVIKDEALSDGEDFSDWPSARRKGQPPEREAAADRGGCEGDAEGDAEEDSEEDWEEVEEVGEPGPGDAGEGAAFSASALPVKPVEIEIETPEQVKARERSEKIKMEFETYLRRMMKRFNKEVHEDTHKVHLLCLLANGFYRNSICNQPDLRAIGLSIIPVRFTKVAPRDVDVLYLSNLVKWFIGTFTVNADLSTNEQDGLQTTLERRFAIYSAKDDEELVHIFLLLLRALDLPTRLVLSLQPIPLKLSAAKGKKPCKGRSTEAPGGSSEASSHAPGKPSGGSRGEDASSEGAGGARARGKGKAAAGRRPRAESPSSGEDTGKARGQRRGTQKRALARRRRAAARVSYKEESDSDAASSGSDFEPSSEDSCRPSDEDSEPGLPWPRRAPAPQRTKAGSKSRSKSQHGSRRPPPGVAEAAASAAGSKPKRGKKPSGDGGKAGGQGAAGVDQWLEVFSEREEKWVCVDCVHGVVGQPLTCYQYATKPVTYVVGIDGAGCVRDVTQRYDPAWLTATRKSRVDAAWWAESLRPYRSPLVDREQREDQEFQAKHLDQPLPTVIGTYKNHPLYALKRHLLKYEAIYPETAAVLGYCRGEAVYSRDCVHTLHSRDTWLKQARVVRLGEVPYKMVKGYSNRARRARQAEPQLHDYNDLGLFGRWQTEEYQPPVAVDGKVPRNEFGNVYLFLPSMMPVGCVQLSLPNLHRVARKLNIDCAQAVTGFDFHKGYCHPITDGYVVCEEYRDVLLTAWENEQALVEKKEKEKREKRALGNWKLLVKGLLIRERLKLRYGAQSEAAAPHTDAGGGLSSDEEEGTSSQAEAARILAASWPQNREVEEPKCPRRTRREKKEAAAHLFPFEKL; encoded by the exons ATGGCTCGGAAACGCGCGGCTGGCCGGGGCCCCCGCGGCCAGACGGCCAAGGGCGAGACCAGAGCCCGGcgcgaggaggaggaggcgg ATGTCTCCGAAGATGAGAAACCGCTGAAGAAGAGCCCTCCCACAAAAGTTTCCcgaggaaagaggaagaggggCCGCCGTGATGCTGGGGGCTCAGCGGACGGTCCAGTGAGAAGGAAGGCGGCCAAGGTTTCAGTGAAATCTGAAGAGCCCCAGGTTATAAAGGACGAAGCCCTCAGCGATGGGGAAGATTTCAG TGACTGGCCGAGCGCCCGCAGGAAGGGCCAGCCCCCAGAGAGAGAGGCCGCTGCGGACAGAGGCGGCTGCGAGGGGGACGCCGAGGGAGACGCCGAGGAAGACAGCGAGGAGGACTGGGAAGAGGTGGAAG AAGTGGGTGAGCCCGGGCCGGGTGACGCGGGGGAAGGCGCAGCCTTCTCGGCATCCGCCCTGCCCGTGAAGCCGGTGGAGATAGAGATCGAGACACCGGAGCAGGTGAAGGCCAGAGAAAGAAG TGAAAAGATCAAAATGGAGTTTGAGACGTATCTTCGGAGGATGATGAAACGTTTCAATAAGGAGGTCCACGAGGACACGCACAAG GTTCACCTGCTGTGTCTGCTGGCAAACGGCTTCTACCGAAACAGCATCTGCAACCAGCCAGACCTGCGAGCCATTGGCCTCTCCATCATCCCAGTGCGCTTCACCAAAGTGGCACCCCGAGACGTGGACGTCCTCTACCTGTCCAACCTGGTGAAATG GTTCATCGGAACGTTTACGGTGAACGCTGACCTCTCGACCAATGAGCAGGACGGCCTGCAGACGACGCTGGAGCGGAGATTTGCTATTTACTCAGCAAAGGACGACGAGGAGCTGGTCCAC ATATTTTTGCTGCTTCTCCGGGCCCTGGATCTCCCTACCCGCCTCGTACTGTCTCTGCAGCCAATTCCTCTGAAGTTATCAGCAGCGAAG GGAAAGAAACCTTGCAAAGGAAGATCCACAGAGGCGCCTGGGGGCTCCTCAGAAGCTTCCAGCCATGCTCCTGGAAAGCCCAGTGGAGGAAGCCGAGGAGAGGACGCGTCTTCTGAGGGCGCTGGTGGGGCACGTGCCAGAGGGAAGGGCAAGGCGGCCGCAGGCAGGAGGCCGCGGGCGGAGTCCCCGTCCAGCGGGGAGGACACGGGCAAGGCTCGGGGGCAGAGGCGGGGGACCCAGAAGCGAGCGCTGGCCCGGAGGCGGCGGGCGGCCGCCAGGGTGTCTTACAAGGAGGAGAGCGACAGTGACGCGGCCAGCAGCGGCTCTGACTTTGAGCCGTCCAGCGAGGACAGCTGCCGCCCGTCTGACGAGGATTCCGAGCCCGGCCTGCCGTGGCCGCGGAGGGCCCCCGCCCCTCAGAGGACAAAGGCGGGGTCCAAGAGCAGGTCCAAGTCCCAGCACGGAAGCCGCCGTCCGCCCCCTGGCGTCGCAGAAGCAGCGGCGAGCGCTGCGGGCAGTAAGCCGAAGAGAGGCAAGAAGCCGTCGGGGGACGGCGGGAAGGCAGGCGGACAGGGAGCGGCCGGCGTGGACCAGTGGCTGGAGGTGTTCTCGGAGCGCGAGGAGAAGTGGGTGTGTGTGGACTGCGTGCACGGCGTGGTGGGCCAGCCCCTGACCTGCTACCAGTACGCCACCAAGCCCGTGACCTACGTCGTGGGCATCGACGGCGCCGGCTGCGTGCGCGACGTCACGCAGAGGTACGACCCCGCCTGGCTGACGGCGACGCGCAAGAGCCGCGTGGACGCCGCGTGGTGGGCGGAGAGCCTGCGCCCCTACCGGAGCCCGCTGGTGGACAGGGAGCAGCGGGAGGATCAGGAG TTTCAGGCGAAGCACCTGGACCAGCCTCTGCCCACTGTCATCGGCACGTATAAGAACCACCCTCTCTACGCCCTCAAGAGGCACCTCCTCAAGTACGAGGCCATCTACCCCGAGACGGCCGCCGTCCTTGGGTACTGCCGCGGGGAGGCCGTCTACTCCAG GGACTGCGTGCACACGCTGCACTCCAGGGACACATGGCTGAAGCAAGCACGCGTGGTGCGGCTCGGAGAAGTGCCCTACAAG ATGGTGAAAGGCTACTCCAACCGGGCGCGGAGAGCCCGCCAGGCCGAGCCGCAGCTGCACGACTACAACGACCTGGGGCTCTTTGGCAGATGGCAGACGGAGGAGTACCAGCCGCCGGTGGCCGTGGACGGAAAG GTGCCCCGGAACGAGTTTGGGAACGTGTACCTCTTCCTGCCCAGCATGATGCCTGTCGGCTGCGTCCAGCTGAGCCTGCCCAACCTGCACCGCGTGGCCCGGAAGCTGAACATCGACTGCGCGCAGGCCGTCACCGGCTTCGATTTCCATAAAGGCTACTGCCATCCCAT AACCGACGGCTACGTAGTCTGCGAGGAGTACAGAGACGTGCTCCTAACTGCCTGGGAGAACGAGCAAGCGCTCGTagaaaagaaggagaaggag AAGAGGGAGAAGCGGGCTCTGGGGAACTGGAAGCTGCTGGTCAAAGGGCTGCTGATCCGGGAGCGGCTGAAGCTTCGCTACGGGGCCCAG AGTGAGGCGGCCGCTCCCCACACAGACGCAGGAGGCGGGCTCTCATCAGATGAGGAGGAGGGGACCAGCTCTCAAGCGGAAGCGGCCAGGATCCTGGCGGCCTCCTGGCCCCAAAACCGAGAGGTCGAGGAGCCAAAGTGCCCCAGGAGGAccaggagggagaagaaggaagcaGCTGCCCACCTGTTCCCGTTTGAGAAGCTGTGA
- the TMEM43 gene encoding transmembrane protein 43 isoform X1, with protein MAANYSSASNKKDHVRITDKPQPDFLERLSETSGGMFVGLVTFLVSFYLIFTNEGRALKTASSLAEGLSLVVSPSSIHSVAPENEGRLVHIIGALRTSKLLSDPNYGVHLPAVKLRRHVEMYQWVETEESREYTEDGQVKTEKKYSYNTEWRSEVINSRNFDREIGHKNPSAMAVESFTATAPFVQIGRFFLSAGLIDKVDNFKTLSLSKLEDPHVDIIRRGDYFYHSENPKYPEVGDLRVSFSYAGLSSDDPDLGPAHVVTVIARQRGDQLVPYSTKAGDTLLLLHHGDFSAEEVFRREQKSNSLKTWGLRAAGWAAMFMGLNLMTRILYTLVDWFPVFRDLVNIGLKAFAFCVATSLTLLTVAAGWLFYRPLWALGIAGLALVPVIIARTRVPAKKLE; from the exons tATTCCAGTGCGAGTAACAAGAAagatcacgtcagaatcacggaCAAGCCCCAGCCTGACTTCTTGGAGCGGCTGAGCGAGACCTCGGGTGGAATGTTCGTGGGGCTCGTGACCTTCCTGGTCTCCTTCTACTTAATCTTCACCAATGAG GGCCGCGCATTGAAGACGGCGAGCTCGCTGGCCGAGGGGCTCTCGCTGGTGGTGTCCCCCAGCAGCATCCACAGCGTGGCCCCGGAGAACGAGGGGAGGCTGGTGCACATCATCGGGGCCCTGCGGACGTCCAAG CTCTTGTCTGATCCTAACTATGGGGTCCACCTCCCGGCTGTGAAGCTGCGGCGGCACGTGGAGATGTACCAGTGGGTGGAGACAGAGGAGTCCAG GGAGTACACGGAGGACGGGCAGGTGAAGACGGAGAAGAAGTACTCCTACA acacagaatGGAGGTCGGAGGTCATCAACAGCAGAAACTTTGACCGAGAGATTGGCCACAAAAACCCCAG CGCGATGGCGGTGGAGTCGTTCACTGCAACAGCCCCCTTCGTCCAGATCGGCAGGTTTTTCCTTTCGGCGG GGCTCATCGACAAAGTGGACAACTTCAAGACGCTGAGCTTGTCTAAGCTGGAGGACCCGCATGTTGACATCATTCGCCGGGGGGACTATTTCTACCACAGTGAAAACCCCAAGTACCCCGAG GTTGGAGACCTGCGTGTCTCCTTCTCCTACGCAGGGCTGAGCAGCGACGACCCCGACCTGGGCCCGGCTCACGTG GTCACCGTGATTGCCCGGCAGCGAGGTGACCAGCTGGTCCCCTACTCCACCAAGGCGGGGGACACCCTGCTTCTGCTGCACCACGGGGACTTCTCGGCAGAG GAGGTGTTTCGTCGGGAACAGAAGAGCAACTCGCTGAAGACGTGGGGCCTGCGGGCGGCCGGCTGGGCGGCCATGTTCATGGGCCTCAACCTCATGACGCGGATCCTCTACACGCTGG TGGACTGGTTCCCCGTCTTCCGAGACTTGGTCAACATCGGCCTGAAGGCCTTTGCCTTCTGCGTGGCAACCTCGCTGACCTTGCTGACCGTGGCCGCCGGCTGGCTCTTCTACCGGCCTCTGTGGGCGCTTGGCATCGCTGGCCTGGCCCTGGTGCCCGTCATCATTGCTCGGACTCGGGTGCCAGCCAAGAAGCTGGAGTGA
- the TMEM43 gene encoding transmembrane protein 43 isoform X2, whose protein sequence is MFVGLVTFLVSFYLIFTNEGRALKTASSLAEGLSLVVSPSSIHSVAPENEGRLVHIIGALRTSKLLSDPNYGVHLPAVKLRRHVEMYQWVETEESREYTEDGQVKTEKKYSYNTEWRSEVINSRNFDREIGHKNPSAMAVESFTATAPFVQIGRFFLSAGLIDKVDNFKTLSLSKLEDPHVDIIRRGDYFYHSENPKYPEVGDLRVSFSYAGLSSDDPDLGPAHVVTVIARQRGDQLVPYSTKAGDTLLLLHHGDFSAEEVFRREQKSNSLKTWGLRAAGWAAMFMGLNLMTRILYTLVDWFPVFRDLVNIGLKAFAFCVATSLTLLTVAAGWLFYRPLWALGIAGLALVPVIIARTRVPAKKLE, encoded by the exons ATGTTCGTGGGGCTCGTGACCTTCCTGGTCTCCTTCTACTTAATCTTCACCAATGAG GGCCGCGCATTGAAGACGGCGAGCTCGCTGGCCGAGGGGCTCTCGCTGGTGGTGTCCCCCAGCAGCATCCACAGCGTGGCCCCGGAGAACGAGGGGAGGCTGGTGCACATCATCGGGGCCCTGCGGACGTCCAAG CTCTTGTCTGATCCTAACTATGGGGTCCACCTCCCGGCTGTGAAGCTGCGGCGGCACGTGGAGATGTACCAGTGGGTGGAGACAGAGGAGTCCAG GGAGTACACGGAGGACGGGCAGGTGAAGACGGAGAAGAAGTACTCCTACA acacagaatGGAGGTCGGAGGTCATCAACAGCAGAAACTTTGACCGAGAGATTGGCCACAAAAACCCCAG CGCGATGGCGGTGGAGTCGTTCACTGCAACAGCCCCCTTCGTCCAGATCGGCAGGTTTTTCCTTTCGGCGG GGCTCATCGACAAAGTGGACAACTTCAAGACGCTGAGCTTGTCTAAGCTGGAGGACCCGCATGTTGACATCATTCGCCGGGGGGACTATTTCTACCACAGTGAAAACCCCAAGTACCCCGAG GTTGGAGACCTGCGTGTCTCCTTCTCCTACGCAGGGCTGAGCAGCGACGACCCCGACCTGGGCCCGGCTCACGTG GTCACCGTGATTGCCCGGCAGCGAGGTGACCAGCTGGTCCCCTACTCCACCAAGGCGGGGGACACCCTGCTTCTGCTGCACCACGGGGACTTCTCGGCAGAG GAGGTGTTTCGTCGGGAACAGAAGAGCAACTCGCTGAAGACGTGGGGCCTGCGGGCGGCCGGCTGGGCGGCCATGTTCATGGGCCTCAACCTCATGACGCGGATCCTCTACACGCTGG TGGACTGGTTCCCCGTCTTCCGAGACTTGGTCAACATCGGCCTGAAGGCCTTTGCCTTCTGCGTGGCAACCTCGCTGACCTTGCTGACCGTGGCCGCCGGCTGGCTCTTCTACCGGCCTCTGTGGGCGCTTGGCATCGCTGGCCTGGCCCTGGTGCCCGTCATCATTGCTCGGACTCGGGTGCCAGCCAAGAAGCTGGAGTGA